From a single Meiothermus sp. Pnk-1 genomic region:
- a CDS encoding acyl-CoA dehydrogenase family protein has protein sequence MLTEKSRELWWELDAEERQILGALSDFLKAEVAPGAAERDRTGEFPWAIVKKLGELGVMGANVPEEYGGAGLSTRVFARMLEEIGSVDGSLGLTVASHNSLCTGHILIAGNEAQKREYLPKLATAEMLGAWGLTEPGSGSDAAAMRTRARETPEGFVLNGSKQFITQGSVAGVYVINARTDPAPSEDKKHLGLSAFVFYGPVEGLRIGRKEEKLGLHSSDTAQLLFEELHLEKDALLGVRGKGFYDVLRVLDGGRIGIAALSVGLGRAALEFAAKYALEREQFGKPIAEFQGVSFKLAEMATNLEAARLLYLRAAELKDAGRPFSGEAAQAKMFASEVAVRACDEAIQILGGYGYIKEYPVERYWRDARLMRIGEGTTEVLKVIIARNLLARFR, from the coding sequence ATGTTGACCGAAAAAAGCCGCGAGCTGTGGTGGGAGCTAGACGCCGAAGAACGGCAGATCCTGGGGGCGCTGAGCGACTTTCTTAAGGCCGAGGTGGCTCCAGGGGCTGCCGAGCGCGACCGGACGGGGGAGTTCCCTTGGGCGATCGTAAAAAAGCTAGGGGAACTCGGCGTGATGGGGGCCAACGTGCCCGAGGAGTACGGGGGGGCCGGACTCTCTACCCGAGTGTTCGCCCGAATGCTCGAGGAGATCGGCAGCGTGGACGGTTCGTTGGGCCTGACCGTGGCCTCGCATAACTCGCTGTGCACCGGACACATCCTGATCGCCGGAAACGAAGCGCAAAAGCGCGAGTACCTACCCAAACTGGCCACCGCCGAGATGCTGGGGGCCTGGGGCCTCACCGAGCCCGGCAGCGGTTCGGACGCTGCGGCGATGCGCACTCGAGCCCGGGAGACCCCGGAGGGCTTCGTCCTGAACGGTTCCAAGCAGTTCATCACCCAGGGCTCGGTGGCTGGGGTCTACGTAATCAATGCCCGCACCGACCCTGCCCCCAGCGAGGATAAGAAACACCTGGGGCTTTCGGCCTTCGTCTTCTACGGCCCGGTGGAGGGCTTGCGCATAGGCCGCAAGGAAGAGAAGCTGGGCCTGCACTCCTCCGACACCGCGCAACTGCTTTTCGAGGAGCTACACCTAGAGAAAGACGCCTTGCTGGGGGTGCGGGGCAAAGGCTTCTACGATGTGCTGAGGGTTCTCGATGGGGGGCGGATCGGGATCGCCGCGCTCTCGGTGGGGCTGGGCCGGGCCGCGCTCGAGTTCGCCGCCAAGTACGCCCTCGAGCGGGAACAATTCGGCAAGCCCATCGCCGAGTTCCAGGGGGTCTCCTTCAAGCTGGCCGAGATGGCCACCAACTTGGAAGCGGCCCGGCTCCTCTACCTGCGGGCTGCCGAGCTCAAAGACGCTGGCCGACCCTTCTCCGGCGAGGCCGCCCAGGCCAAGATGTTCGCCTCCGAGGTGGCGGTGCGGGCCTGCGACGAGGCCATCCAGATCCTGGGTGGTTACGGCTACATCAAGGAGTACCCGGTCGAGCGTTACTGGCGCGACGCCCGGCTGATGCGCATCGGCGAGGGGACCACCGAGGTGCTCAAGGTCATCATCGCGCGGAACCTGCTGGCCCGCTTCCGCTAG
- the thiE gene encoding thiamine phosphate synthase encodes MLGKLYLVASPRPGQPQAELLNRLEAALEGGVELLQLRAKDLEAGVSLRESSEAQAILELGEKLRELCGRYRVPLVINDRPDLAALLEADGVHLGQGDLSVAQARRFFAGWIGRSTHEPAQALREQAALEGGEGYLSVGPVWETPTKPGRPATGLDYVRWAAHNLRVPWFAIGGIDEHTLPKVLEAGARRVAVVRAILDAPDPEGAAKRLRRWLDGVD; translated from the coding sequence CTGTTAGGCAAGCTGTACTTGGTGGCCAGCCCCCGGCCTGGCCAGCCGCAAGCGGAGCTGCTGAACCGCCTCGAGGCCGCCCTGGAGGGCGGGGTCGAGCTGCTGCAGCTGCGGGCCAAGGACCTTGAGGCGGGTGTTTCGCTGCGCGAAAGCAGCGAGGCCCAAGCCATCCTCGAGCTCGGCGAGAAGCTGCGGGAGCTGTGCGGGCGTTATCGGGTGCCGCTGGTGATCAACGACCGCCCCGACCTGGCGGCCTTGCTGGAAGCCGACGGGGTGCACCTGGGGCAGGGGGACCTGAGCGTGGCCCAGGCCCGGCGCTTCTTCGCGGGCTGGATCGGCCGCAGCACCCACGAACCCGCACAGGCCCTGCGCGAGCAGGCCGCGCTCGAGGGGGGCGAGGGCTACCTTTCGGTGGGGCCGGTCTGGGAGACCCCCACCAAGCCCGGACGGCCCGCGACGGGGCTGGATTATGTGCGTTGGGCAGCGCATAACCTTCGGGTTCCCTGGTTCGCCATCGGGGGCATCGACGAGCACACCCTGCCCAAGGTGCTGGAGGCCGGGGCCCGCCGGGTGGCGGTGGTGCGGGCCATCCTGGACGCTCCGGACCCCGAGGGGGCGGCCAAGCGCCTGCGGAGGTGGCTGGATGGTGTGGATTAA
- a CDS encoding DUF692 family multinuclear iron-containing protein: MQLAANALAELLELLKRPVVPLDYLKCPLSPNSRAEVRAARAHRPVLLHGWGPPGYSVSMAQVPEPALLQELALLSDTPYLSAHIGYDPRQDGELSPQGLLLRMRQSVEELRRLTGLEVLLENLPFVPWGKRPRYLSDPEYIREVLEATGAALLLDLAHARVAAYHRGEEIGAYLERMPLEQAVEIHVSGPRLEERGLRDRHQALSGPDYELLEWAVRRTPRLKMLTLEYQGKNSTGGRGGPEVWLEQLERLDALRHRLNHR, encoded by the coding sequence GTGCAGCTCGCCGCCAACGCCCTTGCGGAACTGCTGGAGCTACTCAAACGCCCGGTGGTGCCCCTGGATTACCTCAAGTGTCCGCTCTCGCCGAACTCCAGGGCCGAGGTGCGAGCCGCGCGGGCCCATCGCCCGGTGCTGCTACACGGCTGGGGTCCGCCCGGCTACTCGGTGAGCATGGCCCAGGTTCCCGAGCCCGCTCTGCTGCAAGAGCTTGCCCTCTTGAGCGATACCCCCTACCTCTCTGCGCATATCGGCTACGACCCCCGCCAAGACGGCGAGCTGTCCCCTCAGGGCCTGCTGTTGCGGATGCGCCAGAGCGTGGAGGAGCTCCGGCGGCTCACCGGGCTCGAGGTGCTGCTGGAGAACCTCCCTTTCGTGCCCTGGGGGAAACGCCCCCGCTACCTCAGCGACCCCGAGTACATCCGAGAGGTCTTGGAGGCCACCGGGGCCGCATTGCTGCTCGACCTAGCCCACGCCCGGGTGGCCGCCTACCACCGGGGCGAGGAGATAGGGGCGTACCTGGAGCGGATGCCGCTCGAGCAGGCGGTTGAAATCCACGTCTCGGGGCCGCGCCTGGAGGAGCGGGGGTTGCGCGATCGCCACCAGGCGTTGAGCGGGCCTGACTACGAACTGCTCGAGTGGGCAGTGCGCCGCACCCCCCGGCTCAAGATGCTGACCCTGGAGTACCAGGGGAAAAACTCTACCGGAGGACGGGGCGGGCCGGAGGTTTGGCTCGAGCAGCTGGAGCGCTTGGACGCCCTGCGGCACCGGCTCAATCACCGCTGA
- a CDS encoding FAD-dependent oxidoreductase: MSEVVVVGGGLIGSLIAYRLGQAGLEVTLLEAGKAGQATRASAGMLAPHAEGLSGELLEWAREGLEGYPELARELEAASGIEVPVVLSGVWSGVRSPLRGWEALRGLEPHPGGYLDPVRLLAAVQKAFVSLGGTICREEALHLEPGWVYTAAQYTDTARPERGSSAWCTGATRPAPRQGAAWGSSTRRIAARQIVIASGAWSGRFGLEVRPLKGEALLLAAPPPSGPVFAGAGYALPRGAQVYLGATQRKGWPPGVEAEGLRWLQHYRDTHFPHLRGAAVLERRWGYRPAGPLTVGQLEPGILAATGHGRNGILLAPATARRIRELVLKSWKTRR; this comes from the coding sequence ATGAGCGAGGTCGTGGTGGTGGGGGGCGGCCTCATCGGCAGCCTCATCGCTTACCGGCTAGGCCAGGCGGGGCTCGAGGTCACCCTGCTGGAGGCGGGCAAGGCCGGGCAGGCTACCCGGGCCTCGGCGGGCATGCTGGCCCCCCACGCCGAGGGCCTTAGCGGGGAGCTGCTGGAGTGGGCCCGGGAAGGGCTCGAGGGCTACCCCGAACTCGCCCGCGAGCTCGAGGCCGCCAGCGGGATCGAGGTGCCCGTGGTCCTGAGTGGCGTCTGGAGCGGGGTTCGCTCCCCGCTCCGGGGCTGGGAGGCCCTGCGGGGCCTCGAGCCCCACCCCGGCGGCTACCTCGACCCGGTGCGGCTGCTGGCCGCCGTGCAGAAAGCCTTCGTGAGCCTGGGCGGCACCATATGCAGGGAAGAGGCCCTGCACCTCGAGCCCGGCTGGGTGTACACCGCTGCCCAGTACACGGACACCGCCCGTCCCGAGAGGGGATCGTCCGCCTGGTGTACGGGTGCAACCCGTCCTGCGCCACGCCAAGGCGCGGCGTGGGGATCGTCCACCCGGCGCATCGCGGCCCGCCAGATCGTCATCGCCAGCGGGGCCTGGTCGGGCCGCTTCGGCCTGGAGGTGCGCCCGCTCAAGGGGGAGGCCCTGCTGCTGGCCGCCCCGCCGCCCTCCGGCCCGGTGTTCGCGGGGGCGGGCTACGCCTTGCCGCGCGGGGCGCAGGTCTATTTGGGGGCCACCCAGCGCAAGGGCTGGCCGCCGGGCGTGGAGGCGGAGGGACTGCGCTGGCTGCAACACTACCGCGACACCCACTTCCCCCACCTTCGCGGCGCCGCGGTCCTCGAGCGCCGCTGGGGTTACCGCCCGGCGGGCCCCCTCACGGTGGGGCAGCTCGAGCCGGGCATCCTGGCCGCCACCGGGCACGGGCGCAACGGCATCCTGCTGGCCCCGGCCACCGCCCGCCGCATCCGCGAACTGGTGTTGAAGTCCTGGAAGACACGCCGATAA
- the thiS gene encoding sulfur carrier protein ThiS, whose product MVWINGKAVEAEGKSLGEVVEAVCRQRGISPEAVAVMLNDEVWVKGRWPDRPLVAGDVVEVVAMMQGG is encoded by the coding sequence ATGGTGTGGATTAACGGCAAGGCCGTGGAGGCCGAGGGGAAGAGCCTGGGCGAGGTGGTCGAGGCGGTGTGCCGCCAGCGGGGGATAAGCCCCGAGGCGGTCGCGGTGATGCTCAACGACGAGGTCTGGGTCAAAGGCCGCTGGCCGGATCGCCCCCTGGTGGCGGGGGACGTGGTGGAGGTCGTGGCCATGATGCAGGGAGGCTAG
- the thiC gene encoding phosphomethylpyrimidine synthase ThiC: MTQLEAARKGIVTEAMAYVAEQEGLEPQFVREQVAAGRVVIPANPNHRTLTHFTAIGEGMRVKVNANLGTSYDFADPEQEVRKVQVAIEASADTVMDLSTGGDLERIRQMTLKASTVPLGTVPIYEAEFQAARRKSVFDMTADELLEVIERHGRSGVDYITVHAGVTQESLRRYRNGSRVTGIVSRGSGMLAAWMLRNEQENPLWERFDDVLEIARSYDMTLSLGDGLRPGSLADATDRAQIQELLLVGELVERARRAGVQAMVEGPGHISLNEIQANVQLQKKLTGHAPFYILGMLPIDTGAGFDHIAGAIGGAVAGWHGADLLCYLTPAEHLALPTPEQVREGVIAFKLAAHVADVARGHPAALLRNRQMSQARYALDWERQFELCLFPQEARRLYQTRATRTKACSMCGPFCPMNLVEAVLRGQARLSDYPAFAAKTPLEPA; encoded by the coding sequence ATGACCCAACTGGAAGCCGCCCGCAAGGGCATCGTCACCGAAGCCATGGCCTACGTGGCCGAGCAGGAGGGGCTCGAGCCCCAGTTCGTGCGGGAGCAGGTGGCCGCGGGGCGGGTGGTCATCCCCGCCAACCCCAACCACCGCACCCTGACCCACTTCACCGCCATCGGCGAGGGGATGCGGGTCAAGGTCAACGCCAACCTGGGCACCTCCTACGACTTCGCCGACCCCGAACAGGAGGTGCGGAAGGTCCAGGTGGCCATCGAAGCGAGCGCGGACACCGTGATGGACCTCTCCACCGGGGGCGACCTGGAGCGCATCCGCCAGATGACCCTAAAGGCCAGCACCGTCCCGCTGGGCACGGTACCCATCTACGAGGCCGAATTCCAGGCCGCCCGACGCAAGAGCGTCTTCGACATGACCGCCGACGAGCTGCTGGAGGTCATCGAGCGGCATGGCCGCTCGGGGGTCGATTACATCACCGTGCACGCCGGGGTGACCCAGGAGAGCCTGCGCCGCTACCGCAACGGCTCGAGGGTCACCGGCATCGTCTCGCGGGGGAGCGGGATGCTGGCGGCCTGGATGCTGCGCAACGAGCAGGAAAACCCGCTGTGGGAACGCTTCGACGACGTGCTCGAGATCGCCCGTAGCTACGACATGACCCTCTCGCTGGGCGACGGGCTGCGTCCGGGCTCTCTGGCCGACGCGACCGACCGCGCCCAGATCCAGGAACTGCTGCTGGTGGGCGAGCTGGTCGAGCGCGCGCGCCGGGCCGGGGTACAGGCCATGGTCGAGGGGCCAGGGCACATCTCGCTGAACGAGATCCAGGCCAACGTGCAGTTGCAGAAGAAGCTCACCGGCCACGCGCCCTTCTACATCCTGGGCATGCTCCCCATCGATACCGGGGCGGGGTTCGACCACATCGCGGGGGCCATCGGCGGGGCGGTCGCGGGCTGGCACGGGGCCGACCTGCTGTGCTACCTCACCCCGGCCGAGCACCTGGCCCTGCCCACGCCCGAGCAGGTGCGCGAGGGGGTGATCGCCTTCAAACTCGCCGCCCACGTCGCCGACGTGGCCCGGGGCCACCCCGCCGCCCTCCTCCGCAACCGCCAGATGAGCCAGGCCCGCTACGCCCTCGACTGGGAGCGCCAGTTCGAGCTGTGCCTGTTCCCCCAGGAAGCCCGCAGGCTCTACCAAACCCGCGCCACCCGGACCAAGGCCTGCAGCATGTGCGGCCCCTTCTGCCCGATGAACCTGGTCGAGGCCGTGCTGCGCGGCCAGGCCCGCCTGAGCGACTACCCGGCTTTCGCCGCGAAAACGCCCCTCGAGCCCGCCTGA
- the glp gene encoding gephyrin-like molybdotransferase Glp translates to MRHDLTVEEALEVILEQAPSFCKTEELPLSQAHGRILAQDLAAKVDHPDQDDTSLDGYAARAQDTLTATPETPVRLRVIGEAPAGQPFPGEVGPGEAVWIFTGAPIPKGADAVLRVEDTRREGDTVLFFRPANPGDIRPKGDDFRAGEVLLNKGDLLTPGRLGLCAAMGYPRVAVFARPRVGILTTGDEVVEPGQPLPYGGVYNANNYSLAALVSEAGGEPVLMGKIPDQPERLREKLEGVGGLDLLLTTGGVSMGQYDIVRQLLEREGRIHFWKVRLQPGGPLLFAQWNDLPIFALPGNPVSSMVTFFLFARPYLFKTLSRNDAPYSLLEAVAATPFSPHPSKVAYRRGVLSWGPEGLRVHTTGNQSSGVLRSMALGNALVVLEAGVGAEVGQKVRVIPLGFVL, encoded by the coding sequence ATGCGGCACGACCTCACGGTGGAAGAAGCGCTCGAGGTCATCCTCGAGCAGGCCCCGTCTTTCTGCAAAACCGAGGAGCTTCCCTTGTCCCAGGCCCACGGGCGCATCCTGGCGCAAGACCTCGCCGCCAAGGTTGACCATCCCGACCAGGACGATACCTCCTTGGATGGGTACGCGGCTCGAGCCCAGGACACCCTCACCGCTACCCCGGAAACCCCGGTGCGCTTGCGGGTGATCGGAGAGGCTCCGGCGGGCCAGCCCTTTCCCGGCGAGGTCGGCCCCGGCGAGGCGGTATGGATATTCACCGGAGCCCCCATTCCCAAAGGGGCCGACGCCGTTTTGCGGGTGGAGGACACCCGGCGCGAGGGGGACACGGTGCTGTTTTTCAGGCCTGCCAACCCGGGCGATATCCGCCCCAAGGGTGACGACTTCCGGGCGGGCGAGGTGCTGCTGAACAAGGGCGACCTCCTCACCCCGGGACGGCTGGGGTTATGTGCGGCGATGGGATATCCCAGGGTTGCGGTGTTCGCCCGCCCCAGGGTGGGCATCCTCACCACCGGGGACGAGGTGGTGGAGCCGGGCCAGCCCCTGCCCTACGGCGGGGTCTACAACGCCAACAACTACTCGCTCGCCGCGCTGGTCAGCGAGGCCGGAGGCGAGCCGGTGCTGATGGGCAAGATCCCCGACCAGCCCGAGCGGTTGCGGGAAAAGCTGGAGGGAGTCGGTGGGCTCGATCTCCTGCTCACTACCGGTGGGGTCTCGATGGGCCAGTACGACATCGTGCGGCAGCTCCTCGAGCGCGAGGGGCGGATCCACTTCTGGAAAGTCCGGTTGCAACCCGGCGGGCCGCTGCTGTTTGCCCAGTGGAACGACCTGCCCATCTTCGCCCTACCGGGCAATCCGGTCTCGAGCATGGTCACCTTCTTTCTGTTCGCGCGGCCTTACCTGTTCAAGACCCTCTCCCGCAATGATGCGCCCTACAGCCTGCTCGAGGCGGTCGCGGCCACCCCCTTTAGCCCCCACCCCAGCAAGGTCGCCTACCGGCGCGGGGTGCTCTCCTGGGGGCCGGAGGGTTTGCGGGTCCACACCACCGGCAACCAATCCAGCGGCGTGCTGCGTTCGATGGCGCTGGGGAACGCCCTGGTGGTGCTCGAGGCCGGGGTCGGCGCAGAGGTGGGGCAAAAGGTGCGGGTGATCCCCCTGGGCTTCGTCCTTTAG
- a CDS encoding thiazole synthase, with protein MSELVIAGQRLRSRLFVGTGKYRDFALMREALEASGAEVVTVSVRRVEAGAAGHSGLLEALEGGRYRLLPNTAGARTALEALRLARLGRAITGSDWVKLEVIPDPDYLLPDPLETYRAAEALVQEGFRVLPYIAPDPVLAQRLARLGCATVMPLAAPIGSGQGLRNRAMLEIFARQRAQLPPVVVDAGLRWPSEAAGAMELGADAVLVNTAIAEAQDPVAMAAAFGQAVEAGRKAYEAGPMPQRAFASPSSSTQGVPLPQPEEPL; from the coding sequence GTGAGCGAGCTGGTGATCGCCGGGCAGCGCCTGAGAAGCCGCCTGTTCGTGGGCACGGGCAAGTACCGCGACTTCGCGCTGATGCGGGAGGCGCTCGAGGCCTCCGGGGCCGAGGTGGTGACCGTCTCCGTCCGGCGCGTCGAGGCGGGGGCGGCGGGGCATTCGGGCCTGCTGGAGGCGCTGGAGGGGGGGCGCTACCGGCTCTTGCCCAACACCGCTGGAGCCCGCACGGCCCTCGAGGCCCTGCGCCTGGCCCGGCTGGGGCGGGCCATCACGGGGAGCGACTGGGTCAAGCTGGAGGTCATCCCCGACCCCGACTACCTGCTGCCCGACCCCCTCGAGACCTACCGCGCCGCCGAAGCCCTGGTGCAGGAGGGCTTCAGGGTGCTGCCCTACATCGCCCCCGATCCAGTGCTGGCCCAGCGGCTGGCCCGGCTGGGCTGCGCCACCGTGATGCCCCTGGCGGCCCCCATCGGCTCGGGGCAGGGCCTCAGGAACCGGGCCATGCTAGAAATTTTCGCACGGCAGCGCGCCCAGTTGCCGCCCGTGGTGGTGGACGCCGGGCTGCGCTGGCCCTCGGAGGCCGCCGGGGCGATGGAGCTGGGGGCCGACGCGGTACTGGTCAACACCGCCATCGCCGAGGCCCAGGACCCCGTGGCCATGGCCGCGGCCTTCGGCCAGGCGGTCGAGGCGGGACGCAAGGCTTACGAGGCCGGCCCCATGCCCCAGCGCGCCTTCGCCAGCCCCTCCAGCTCGACCCAGGGCGTGCCCCTGCCCCAGCCGGAGGAGCCTCTATGA
- a CDS encoding PASTA domain-containing protein — protein MALLDGKYTATEDLGTQGFLRTYRVRAGELQGTLYWFEVHTPEARSAFHRYRNALKRLEALGATPSALEISAKPGRYYVFWPDLAAPSPGRLPKRTRLGPWLEALSPFGYSERDFQLGEQDGKPVLADLNPLAGLAGGSKASPTRSEAPGGRAVTPAPAPGSDAARVRSSRHYRFNWPAWVPGLVLMFLGGLALFLGAERYLNPPQYILPDLHGKTPRQAVEAVRGMGLRVEFVEGSDQSQPKETILEQSPEAGSIVKPGRRLELVLNRPKLGSVPTLVGRPLEDAQRALETAGYVVGPISRVSAEATAGTVLASLPAPGTELRQGESVRLLVSTGPRSSLDTILPDLTGLTLEDAQYLLNIAELKPQVSRVASGAPEGQVLAQQPNPGTLMNKNAVVRLTVAAQPAVSLPQNSPFAPSSRPEPQAEVRNVPLSVTLPSDQEGAQVRLTVDDANPPTRVLYEGPLPPGGRIEVAGGVPVQGNATFRLYVNGELYQEWTNP, from the coding sequence ATGGCGTTGCTGGACGGGAAATACACCGCGACGGAAGATTTGGGCACCCAAGGGTTCCTGCGCACCTACCGGGTGCGGGCGGGGGAGCTCCAGGGTACCTTGTATTGGTTCGAGGTTCATACCCCCGAAGCGAGAAGCGCCTTTCACCGTTACCGCAACGCCCTCAAACGCCTCGAGGCCCTGGGCGCCACCCCGAGCGCCCTGGAAATATCCGCCAAACCGGGTCGCTACTACGTGTTCTGGCCAGATCTCGCGGCCCCCTCACCGGGGCGCCTTCCCAAACGCACCCGGCTCGGCCCTTGGCTCGAGGCCCTCTCCCCTTTCGGCTACAGCGAAAGGGATTTCCAGCTGGGTGAACAAGACGGCAAGCCGGTGCTGGCCGACCTCAACCCGCTGGCGGGGCTGGCCGGTGGTAGCAAAGCCAGCCCCACCCGGTCCGAGGCTCCTGGCGGACGGGCGGTTACCCCCGCGCCTGCGCCCGGCAGCGATGCGGCCCGAGTCCGCTCGTCGCGCCACTACCGCTTCAACTGGCCGGCCTGGGTTCCGGGGCTGGTGCTGATGTTCTTGGGTGGGCTGGCGCTATTTCTGGGGGCCGAGCGCTACCTGAACCCACCCCAATACATCCTGCCCGATCTGCACGGCAAAACCCCCCGCCAGGCGGTGGAGGCGGTGCGGGGGATGGGGCTGAGGGTAGAGTTCGTAGAGGGCAGCGACCAGAGCCAACCCAAGGAGACCATCCTCGAGCAAAGCCCCGAGGCGGGCAGCATCGTCAAGCCGGGGCGCCGGCTCGAGCTAGTCCTCAACCGCCCCAAGCTAGGTAGCGTCCCCACCCTGGTAGGCCGCCCGCTCGAGGACGCCCAGCGGGCCCTGGAGACCGCCGGTTACGTGGTGGGGCCGATAAGCCGGGTCTCCGCCGAAGCCACCGCCGGGACCGTGCTGGCCAGCCTGCCCGCCCCCGGTACCGAGCTGCGCCAGGGGGAGAGCGTCCGGCTGTTGGTTTCCACCGGGCCCCGGTCATCCCTCGACACCATCCTGCCCGACCTCACCGGGCTCACCCTGGAGGACGCCCAGTACCTGCTCAACATCGCCGAGCTGAAGCCCCAGGTGTCCCGGGTGGCCTCGGGTGCGCCGGAGGGTCAGGTGCTCGCCCAGCAGCCCAACCCCGGTACGCTGATGAACAAGAATGCCGTGGTGCGGCTAACCGTGGCGGCCCAGCCCGCCGTTTCCCTCCCGCAAAACTCTCCCTTCGCTCCCTCCTCCCGCCCCGAGCCCCAGGCCGAGGTGCGCAACGTCCCCCTCAGCGTTACCCTGCCTTCGGACCAGGAAGGCGCTCAGGTCCGGCTCACCGTGGACGACGCCAACCCGCCGACACGGGTTCTCTACGAAGGTCCCCTTCCCCCCGGCGGGCGGATCGAGGTGGCGGGAGGGGTCCCGGTACAGGGCAACGCTACCTTCCGGCTGTACGTCAACGGCGAACTCTACCAGGAGTGGACCAACCCATAA
- the ilvA gene encoding threonine ammonia-lyase produces MSLRLSDIQAARRRLAGLIHETPLLHDAALSHELGVPVYAKAENLQKAGSFKVRGAYNKISQLSPEEKARGVVAPSAGNHAQGVALAAKMHGVKATLVMPTFAPLTKVMATKGYGAEVVLEGHSFDDAAAIAQKLQQSKGYVPVHAFNDYLIMAGQGTIGLEILEALPEVSVLVVPIGGGGLIAGIATAAKALKPEVRVVGVQAAGCAAVKPSLEAGHPIAVPVAQTIADGIAVKRPGDLTLPIIRERVDEVVEVTDDEIARGIVHCVQKNKLVVEGAGAAGVAALLAGKIALKPTDTVCTVLCGGNIDGNLLARVIEQVLVRQGRYILLKLAVVDRPGALAAVVEKVAEAGANIIDIFHRRALWLAPLGKVGVELVLEVRDEAHGLEVVELLRKAGYSVEREGPFAWPE; encoded by the coding sequence GTGAGCCTTAGACTCTCCGACATCCAAGCCGCCCGGAGACGACTCGCCGGGCTGATCCACGAAACCCCCCTTCTCCACGACGCCGCGCTCTCGCATGAGCTGGGGGTACCCGTCTATGCCAAGGCCGAAAACTTACAAAAAGCCGGCTCCTTCAAAGTGCGCGGGGCCTACAACAAGATCAGCCAGCTCTCGCCCGAGGAAAAAGCTCGAGGGGTCGTTGCTCCCTCGGCGGGAAACCACGCCCAGGGGGTGGCCCTTGCCGCCAAGATGCACGGGGTCAAGGCGACCCTCGTGATGCCGACCTTCGCTCCCCTCACCAAGGTGATGGCCACCAAGGGCTACGGGGCCGAGGTGGTGCTCGAGGGCCACTCCTTCGACGACGCCGCGGCCATCGCCCAAAAGCTACAGCAGAGCAAAGGCTACGTCCCGGTGCACGCCTTCAACGACTACCTGATCATGGCCGGGCAGGGCACCATCGGCCTCGAGATCCTCGAGGCTTTGCCCGAGGTCTCGGTGCTGGTGGTTCCCATCGGCGGGGGCGGGCTCATCGCGGGGATCGCCACCGCGGCCAAGGCCCTCAAGCCGGAGGTACGGGTGGTGGGGGTGCAAGCGGCGGGCTGTGCAGCGGTGAAGCCGAGCCTCGAGGCCGGACATCCGATCGCGGTACCCGTGGCCCAGACCATTGCCGACGGGATCGCGGTCAAACGTCCCGGCGACCTCACCCTGCCCATCATCCGCGAGCGGGTAGACGAGGTGGTGGAGGTGACCGACGACGAGATCGCCCGGGGCATCGTCCACTGCGTGCAGAAGAACAAGCTGGTGGTCGAAGGGGCTGGAGCGGCGGGAGTGGCCGCCTTGCTCGCCGGGAAGATAGCGTTGAAGCCCACCGATACGGTCTGCACCGTGCTGTGCGGCGGGAATATCGACGGAAACCTGCTGGCCAGGGTCATCGAGCAGGTGCTGGTGCGCCAAGGCCGCTACATCCTGCTCAAGCTCGCCGTGGTAGACCGCCCCGGAGCCCTAGCTGCGGTGGTCGAGAAGGTAGCCGAAGCCGGGGCTAACATCATCGACATCTTTCACCGCCGGGCTTTGTGGTTGGCCCCCCTGGGCAAGGTAGGGGTGGAGCTGGTGCTGGAGGTGCGCGACGAGGCCCACGGGCTCGAGGTGGTGGAGCTGTTGCGCAAAGCCGGATATTCGGTAGAGCGGGAAGGGCCGTTTGCCTGGCCGGAGTGA